One part of the Phoenix dactylifera cultivar Barhee BC4 chromosome 4, palm_55x_up_171113_PBpolish2nd_filt_p, whole genome shotgun sequence genome encodes these proteins:
- the LOC120110428 gene encoding MLO-like protein 4 has protein sequence MCSSFQYDSPISILPQEGKISPIIILPQIKKRKDLHCDRKSIRNGGKTKIFLASLAHRLVLPPKWHPSVLLSLLSLEGGGGGGGGGEGMGEGRSLAETPTWSVATVTTAMIAVCFLVERCIYRFAKWLKKTKRKAMLAALEKIREELMLLGLISLMLSQTARWISEICVPSSLFNSRFYTCTESDFQEMDEGSDSVPSNRTKVARRLLEASPHNCAEDHEPFVSFEGLEQLHRFVFILGITHVLYSFVTVVLSMIKIYSWRKWENQAHPPPTEDLQG, from the exons ATGTGCTCTTCTTTTCAATATGACTCACCCATAAGTATACTCCCCCAAGAAGGAAAGATCTCCCCCATAATTATACTCCCCCAGATAAAGAAGAGGAAAGATCTCCATTGTGATCGGAAAAGCATCCGAAATGGGGGAAAGACTAAAATATTCCTCGCTTCTCTCGCCCACCGCCTCGTGCTCCCTCCCAAATGGCACCCTTCCGTTCTTCTGTCCTTGCTCTCtctggaaggaggaggaggaggaggaggaggaggagaaggcatgGGCGAAGGACGGTCTCTGGCGGAGACCCCGACGTGGTCGGTGGCCACCGTCACCACCGCCATGATCGCCGTCTGCTTCTTGGTCGAGCGCTGCATCTACCGCTTCGCCAAG TGGCTGAAGAAGACAAAGAGGAAGGCGATGCTCGCCGCTCTCGAGAAGATTCGTGAAG AGTTGATGTTGCTGGGGCTGATATCGTTGATGCTGAGCCAAACGGCTAGGTGGATCTCCGAGATCTGCGTTCCCTCGTCTCTTTTCAACAGCCGATTCTATACCTGCACGGAGAGCGACTTCCAAGAAATGGACGAGGGTTCTGATTCAGTTCCTTCGAATCGGACGAAGGTTGCGAGAAGGCTTCTTGAGGCGTCTCCTCATAACTGTGCTGAG GATCATGAGCCATTTGTGTCCTTCGAAGGGCTTGAGCAGCTCCACCGCTTCGTTTTTATTCTTGGGATCACCCACGTGTTGTACAGCTTCGTCACGGTTGTTTTGTCTATGATCAAG ATCTACAGCTGGCGGAAATGGGAAAACCAAGCGCACCCACCACCTACTGAGGATTTGCAAGGTTAG